The following proteins are encoded in a genomic region of Acidobacteriota bacterium:
- a CDS encoding IS4 family transposase, with protein MKRRRKIEPMALFWTIVLGFAAGKERSLTALRRAYERCTGATLVPSAFYDRFSQAMAEFFRTVAAVMMERLGETDGKLGGVLAGFKDVLLTDSTLVRVHDLLEKSFPASRTNHTKAAVKLHVVMSVKGGGAHSMKMTSGRQHDGPVLQVGRWVKDHLMLFDLGYFRYALFDQIDRFGGYFVSRLKQSANPVVVEDPQEGGRGGLVGRRLLDVLKRVRREELDLIVEVPFRRRAYLGRRSGAKCTLRLVGTRDKATGAWHLYFTNIPAEKLSARQVATVYACRWEIELLFKEMKSEYRLDEVHTSKRHIVEALLYATVLTLLVSRKLMRAVREKLRSTGRMVPQGRWGAVFAEIAADVLKLVLAPVALARVLAVHLEATLLHEALDPNLSRTLLRERVENGATW; from the coding sequence GTGAAGCGCCGTCGCAAGATCGAGCCGATGGCGCTGTTTTGGACGATCGTTCTGGGCTTCGCCGCCGGCAAGGAACGCTCCCTCACGGCTTTGAGGCGCGCGTACGAGCGATGCACCGGCGCAACGCTGGTGCCGTCGGCCTTCTACGACCGGTTCAGTCAGGCGATGGCGGAGTTCTTCCGCACCGTGGCCGCGGTGATGATGGAGCGGCTCGGCGAGACGGACGGGAAGCTCGGAGGAGTTCTCGCGGGGTTCAAGGACGTGTTGCTGACGGACTCGACGCTCGTGAGAGTGCACGATCTCCTGGAAAAGAGCTTCCCGGCGAGCCGGACGAACCACACGAAGGCGGCGGTGAAGCTGCACGTCGTGATGAGCGTGAAGGGAGGCGGGGCGCACTCGATGAAGATGACGTCGGGGCGGCAGCACGACGGGCCGGTCCTGCAGGTTGGCCGGTGGGTGAAGGATCACCTGATGCTCTTCGACCTCGGGTACTTCCGCTACGCGCTGTTCGACCAGATCGACAGGTTTGGCGGTTACTTCGTCTCGCGCTTGAAGCAGAGCGCGAACCCGGTCGTCGTGGAAGACCCGCAAGAGGGCGGCCGAGGTGGTCTCGTCGGGCGCCGGCTTCTCGACGTGTTGAAGAGAGTCCGAAGAGAGGAGCTGGACCTGATCGTGGAAGTGCCGTTCCGGCGGCGCGCTTACCTCGGACGACGTTCGGGGGCAAAGTGCACGCTGAGACTCGTCGGCACGCGCGACAAGGCGACGGGGGCGTGGCACCTCTACTTCACGAACATCCCCGCGGAGAAACTGTCGGCGCGGCAGGTGGCGACGGTGTACGCGTGCCGCTGGGAGATCGAGCTGCTCTTCAAGGAGATGAAGTCCGAGTACCGGCTCGACGAGGTGCACACGAGCAAGCGGCACATCGTCGAAGCTCTGCTGTACGCCACGGTGCTGACGCTGCTCGTGAGCCGCAAGCTGATGCGAGCGGTCAGAGAGAAACTCCGCTCGACCGGACGGATGGTTCCACAGGGGCGGTGGGGGGCGGTGTTCGCCGAGATCGCAGCGGACGTACTGAAGCTGGTTCTTGCCCCGGTCGCGCTCGCGCGCGTGCTCGCGGTCCACCTGGAGGCGACGCTGCTGCATGAGGCGCTCGATCCGAACCTATCGCGCACGCTGTTGCGAGAGCGCGTTGAGAATGGGGCGACGTGGTGA
- a CDS encoding phosphatase PAP2 family protein → MLPILMVAALVLPPPQTADPNGDSQGAVSRFMRDHGWRLLFCAGVDKAADVYGHQIGESREPLLFRGVPGIDRAVHDTFTTGAEGHDYFAVHGLETFRYGTPLVLLGLDFGSWHELSGDLFGAADAFFLNRGLTGLTKAVIGRRRPTLEFADRKALGPAAFAALQAAPDERRSFPSGHSSGSFTWASYLDRVVARKYGPRSLSRKIAFAGLYGAAAYIGYTRIREGEHYLTDVVAGSALGIGLSRWAYRSEHSPRSQAPRVRLLTPQILQGGAALTIGIRLSSDPP, encoded by the coding sequence ATGCTCCCGATCCTGATGGTCGCGGCCCTCGTCCTCCCCCCGCCGCAGACGGCGGACCCGAACGGAGACAGCCAGGGGGCGGTCTCGCGCTTCATGCGCGACCACGGCTGGCGGCTCCTCTTCTGCGCCGGCGTCGACAAGGCCGCGGATGTGTACGGGCACCAGATCGGCGAGTCGAGGGAGCCCCTTCTCTTCCGCGGCGTGCCGGGGATCGATCGCGCCGTCCACGACACCTTCACCACGGGGGCCGAAGGGCACGACTACTTTGCCGTCCATGGCCTCGAGACGTTCCGGTACGGCACCCCGCTCGTCCTCCTGGGTCTCGACTTCGGGAGCTGGCACGAGCTGAGCGGCGATCTCTTCGGAGCGGCCGACGCCTTCTTCCTGAACCGCGGCCTCACGGGGCTCACGAAAGCGGTGATCGGAAGGCGCCGCCCGACGCTCGAGTTCGCCGATCGCAAGGCGCTCGGCCCCGCCGCCTTCGCCGCGCTTCAGGCGGCACCCGACGAGCGCCGCTCGTTCCCGTCCGGGCACTCGAGCGGATCCTTCACCTGGGCCTCGTACCTCGATCGCGTCGTCGCGCGCAAGTACGGGCCCCGGAGCCTCTCCCGCAAGATCGCCTTCGCCGGCCTCTACGGCGCCGCCGCCTACATCGGGTACACGCGGATCCGCGAGGGGGAGCACTACCTGACCGACGTCGTGGCGGGGTCGGCTCTCGGGATCGGCCTCAGCCGCTGGGCCTATCGATCGGAGCATTCGCCCCGATCGCAGGCGCCGCGCGTCAGGCTGCTCACCCCGCAGATCCTCCAGGGAGGAGCCGCCTTGACGATTGGCATCCGCCTGTCGTCAGATCCCCCTTGA
- a CDS encoding phosphatase PAP2 family protein, with translation MRLVPCTVLLLLACAVPCRATDDQAARPFWKPLVEDHWRHVTLVVLTWAADEGIDQRIGPRQHPLLFGNPPIFDEEVRDHFRRGASDTRPHGFIESHASEVTGTIAAGAILASAGPRWRDDVTDFLGLWEARRFNIAMTGIVKNVLGRQRPELEFAAADGASPRQIRRLRGEDDNHRSFYSHHASSAFTTLSYADFVLSRRLELQPIARRWAHVGLYTLGAYIAWSRVLQDAHYLSDVAIGSVAGTLVGRSFYSFNHADGLDHRLSWDPITSRRFTLSPPVPIPGGVMVSARVGI, from the coding sequence ATGCGTCTCGTTCCGTGCACGGTCCTTCTGCTCCTCGCCTGCGCCGTGCCGTGCCGCGCCACCGACGATCAGGCCGCGCGCCCCTTCTGGAAGCCCCTCGTCGAGGACCACTGGCGGCACGTCACGCTCGTCGTCCTCACGTGGGCGGCCGACGAGGGGATCGACCAGCGGATCGGACCGCGGCAGCATCCCCTCCTCTTCGGCAACCCGCCGATCTTCGACGAGGAGGTCCGCGACCACTTCCGCCGCGGTGCGAGCGACACGCGGCCGCACGGATTCATCGAGAGCCACGCGTCGGAGGTGACGGGGACGATCGCGGCTGGGGCGATCCTCGCCTCGGCCGGCCCGAGGTGGCGCGACGACGTCACCGATTTCCTGGGGCTCTGGGAGGCGCGCCGGTTCAACATCGCCATGACCGGGATCGTGAAGAACGTTCTCGGCCGCCAGAGGCCGGAGCTGGAGTTCGCGGCGGCGGACGGGGCGAGCCCGCGGCAGATCCGGCGCCTCCGGGGCGAGGACGACAACCACCGGTCCTTCTACTCCCACCACGCGTCGTCGGCGTTCACGACGCTGAGCTACGCCGACTTCGTCCTCTCGCGCCGCCTGGAGCTTCAACCGATCGCGCGGCGGTGGGCTCACGTCGGGCTCTACACCCTCGGGGCGTACATCGCCTGGTCGCGCGTCCTCCAGGATGCGCACTACCTGAGCGACGTGGCGATAGGATCCGTCGCGGGGACGCTCGTCGGCCGCTCCTTCTACTCCTTCAACCACGCCGATGGGCTGGATCACCGTTTGTCGTGGGATCCGATCACGTCGCGCCGCTTCACGCTCTCGCCGCCGGTGCCCATCCCGGGCGGGGTGATGGTGTCGGCGCGCGTCGGGATCTGA
- a CDS encoding YaeQ family protein produces MATGATIYNFDIDLADADRSVYESLALRLARHPSESEEYLVTRVLAYAMEHAEGIAFSTGGLADPDEPAMTVRDLSGALRVWIEVGSPDAARLHRASKASPRVVVYTHKDAQRLAGRLSGERIHRAEALELYSIDPALISALTSRLDRRMAFALSIAGRELFVSIGADTLTGRVVRRAIA; encoded by the coding sequence GTGGCCACCGGCGCGACCATCTACAATTTCGACATCGATCTGGCGGACGCCGACCGGAGCGTCTACGAGTCGCTCGCGCTTCGCCTGGCTCGTCACCCGTCGGAATCCGAGGAGTACCTGGTGACGCGGGTGCTCGCCTACGCCATGGAGCACGCGGAGGGGATCGCGTTCTCCACCGGCGGCCTCGCCGACCCGGACGAACCGGCGATGACCGTTCGCGATCTCTCCGGCGCCCTCCGTGTGTGGATCGAGGTCGGCAGCCCGGATGCCGCCCGCCTGCACAGGGCCTCGAAGGCCTCGCCGCGCGTCGTGGTCTACACCCACAAGGACGCCCAGCGCCTGGCCGGACGCCTGTCGGGCGAGCGCATCCATCGCGCCGAGGCTCTCGAGCTCTACTCGATCGATCCCGCCCTCATCAGCGCGCTCACGTCACGACTCGATCGGCGGATGGCCTTCGCGCTGTCCATCGCAGGCCGCGAGCTGTTCGTCTCGATCGGCGCCGACACGCTCACGGGCCGGGTCGTCCGCCGCGCGATCGCCTGA
- a CDS encoding DUF1003 domain-containing protein, whose protein sequence is MSPDNERLLLDVPFFENLDEEERRTLAAHVETVRYPQGHELFAVGDPGDSLYVLTGGVVEIYFKDNTGRRIVLETLGAGEFFGELSLLDAGPRNASVVIKEDMEAIRVDRHDLDALIRRHPDAAMDLLAATGRRLRQTVGLLRHTASRNVNQEVADTRTAVQRVADWIAEFSGSLTFLVLHLLFFFFWILLNTHWAQSFEAPWIRPLTGFDPFPYGLLTMAVSLEAIVLSVFVLLSQSRQVAKDKIRGDIEYDVNLKAELEVAELHEKVDRLHSEALSRMERIEKLVTK, encoded by the coding sequence ATGTCGCCCGATAACGAGAGGCTGCTGCTCGATGTCCCCTTCTTCGAGAACCTCGACGAGGAAGAAAGACGGACGCTGGCCGCCCACGTCGAGACCGTCCGTTACCCGCAGGGCCACGAGCTGTTCGCGGTCGGCGACCCGGGGGACTCTCTCTACGTCCTGACCGGAGGCGTCGTCGAGATCTATTTCAAGGACAACACCGGCCGTCGCATCGTTCTCGAGACGCTGGGGGCGGGTGAGTTCTTCGGCGAGCTTTCGCTGCTCGATGCGGGGCCTCGGAACGCCTCGGTCGTGATCAAGGAGGACATGGAGGCCATCCGGGTTGACCGGCACGACCTCGATGCCCTGATTCGACGCCACCCGGACGCCGCCATGGATCTGCTCGCGGCCACGGGCCGCAGGTTACGACAGACCGTCGGACTCCTGCGGCACACCGCGTCTCGCAACGTGAACCAGGAGGTCGCGGACACTCGTACCGCGGTCCAGCGCGTGGCCGACTGGATCGCGGAGTTCTCGGGGAGTCTGACCTTTCTGGTCCTTCACCTGCTGTTCTTCTTCTTCTGGATACTGCTCAACACGCATTGGGCTCAGAGCTTCGAGGCCCCGTGGATCCGGCCTCTGACCGGATTCGATCCGTTCCCCTACGGCCTTCTCACGATGGCGGTCTCCCTCGAGGCCATCGTCCTGTCGGTCTTCGTTCTGCTGAGTCAAAGCCGCCAGGTGGCCAAGGACAAGATCCGAGGCGACATCGAGTACGACGTGAACCTCAAGGCCGAGCTCGAGGTCGCGGAACTTCACGAGAAGGTGGATCGCCTCCACTCGGAAGCGCTCAGTCGCATGGAGCGGATCGAGAAGCTCGTCACGAAATAG
- a CDS encoding DUF2029 domain-containing protein — translation MIFAVLLAGLALTSAWKAASRDSGMDAYQFWAVGRELKTPGPASVYSEGDRVRIGARFLDQANRSGQASMIAAAEKRKVLETYSSPFLYTFFRFFSTDDYGRSLRNYQLLLLACMAAGVIAFGRLAQLAWPVTLGAVAVFTAWFMPFASDLRVGNVNAIQLAALAAYLGTVTRLPWRGRDFLGGLILALAVAFKPNLLFVPGALTLHWIMSRRLRKMAEHAAGAAVGVALAVAVSAAAFGSLRCWTDWLSALGSLPGDIISVEIGNFAPSRLAAENLGLDAPLTFTIVAISALAAAIWMRSRTASRRGGGSAAADLGDELVVALGCLLVVLAPRLAWLHYFVLTIPILIFLARPREGATPRASMLRRVFLALAVLGLAIEPAMNVGIPVSARVAGTLVVATSVALFAVGLRELAFPARLPE, via the coding sequence GTGATCTTCGCTGTCCTGCTCGCAGGCCTCGCGCTCACGAGTGCGTGGAAGGCCGCCTCGCGCGACTCGGGCATGGACGCCTACCAGTTCTGGGCGGTCGGACGCGAGCTGAAGACGCCCGGTCCGGCAAGCGTTTACTCGGAGGGCGATCGCGTCCGCATCGGCGCCAGGTTTCTCGATCAGGCGAATCGCTCGGGCCAAGCGTCGATGATCGCCGCGGCCGAGAAGCGCAAGGTGTTGGAAACGTACTCGTCGCCCTTCCTTTACACGTTCTTCCGGTTCTTTTCGACGGACGACTACGGTAGAAGCCTCAGGAACTACCAGCTGCTCCTTCTCGCGTGCATGGCCGCGGGTGTGATCGCGTTTGGCCGGCTCGCGCAGCTCGCGTGGCCCGTGACGCTCGGCGCCGTCGCAGTCTTCACGGCCTGGTTCATGCCGTTCGCATCCGACCTGCGCGTCGGTAACGTGAACGCGATACAGCTCGCGGCACTCGCCGCATACCTCGGCACGGTGACGCGCCTGCCCTGGCGCGGTCGCGACTTCCTCGGTGGACTGATCCTCGCCCTGGCCGTCGCGTTCAAACCGAATCTTCTCTTCGTTCCGGGAGCTCTCACGCTCCACTGGATCATGAGCAGGCGCCTGCGCAAGATGGCGGAGCACGCCGCCGGCGCCGCAGTCGGCGTCGCTCTTGCGGTCGCCGTCTCGGCCGCCGCGTTCGGATCGCTCCGGTGCTGGACGGATTGGCTCTCTGCGCTCGGGTCGCTGCCGGGCGACATCATCTCGGTGGAGATCGGGAACTTCGCGCCGTCGCGTCTGGCCGCCGAGAACCTCGGCCTCGATGCCCCGCTCACCTTCACGATCGTGGCGATCTCCGCACTCGCCGCCGCGATCTGGATGCGGAGTCGGACCGCCTCCCGGCGCGGCGGGGGGTCGGCGGCCGCCGATCTCGGCGACGAGCTTGTCGTGGCCCTGGGCTGCCTCCTCGTGGTCCTCGCCCCGCGCCTCGCATGGCTCCATTACTTCGTTCTGACGATCCCGATCCTCATCTTTCTCGCGCGGCCCCGCGAGGGAGCGACGCCGCGCGCCTCGATGCTGCGACGCGTTTTCCTGGCCCTGGCGGTGCTCGGTCTCGCGATCGAACCGGCCATGAACGTCGGCATCCCCGTCTCGGCTCGGGTAGCGGGGACGCTCGTCGTCGCCACGAGCGTGGCGCTCTTCGCGGTGGGCCTGAGGGAGCTCGCGTTCCCGGCGCGCCTCCCGGAGTAG